The genomic segment CCTGTTTCCCACAGTGGTTGTGTCTGAATTTGCACCTTGCATCTGAAGAACCAGGGGCTGCCCCAGGCAGAGTTCTCCTGGGGACGCCAGGAAGAAGGCAGGCTCCGAGGGCCAGGGTGATGGTCAGGCAGGCATAACCTGAACATGGGCCACAGGGCATCTGCTAGGAGAAATTAGTTTCCTGGGGGGGGACCCTGGTCACGGACGGGACAACTGGGCATTAGGCATTCCTTTAGTTAAAAGAGGTTATCAGCCACCGTCATTTCTCATTAAGGTGGGGATGCCAGCTGCTCTGGTACGGGAATGCTGGTTTCGCTTGTGGCTCTCAAAACAAGAGCCTCACATGGCTCCTAAAACACAGTAAGAACTCGGCAAGTGGTATCTCACGTTATTACTAAAATATTCCCAACATAGGGCACAAacccaaacattttttaaaaactccacgACACAGACAGCACAAGGCCATGAGTGTAACACACACGGTTGAGGAGGGTGCAGGCCGAGTCCCCAGGAGTGAGCCCAGTACCTTTAGGTCGTTATGCAGAGCGTGCCCCACTAGAACTCTGCCCTTCAGCATCTCTGCCACTTCTTTCTGAACAACTTCAAGCTCTTCTCCTGGAAAATCAACACAAAGAAGTGGTTTTTCGCAACACACACAGCACCATCATTCTCTGAGGAGGTCCTGCTCCCACCCCTGCTAACACCTAAGACAAATGGTCAGGCCTGCAATGCCACCTGTGGAGGGGTGACTCAAAGCCACCACACTCACCCCCCTGTACACCTGGGAGAAGTGCCCTGTGGGGCCCTGGCAGGGGTGGCTGCAAGGCCCACCTCTAAGGAGTGGAAGAAAGCGCTCCGCAAAGTCTGCAAAGGCGGCTCATGGTGGAGGAGAAAATATGCTGAGAGCGGCGCTGAGAAACTTCCAGAGCCGCCTGGCAGCACAGTTCTGCTATTCAACATCATCACTGCAAATCAGAGCTTAGGCCTGACAGTTttccaaatggaaataaaaacaagactGCCTCCACAACATTGGGGAAGCCCTGGGCTCCAGAGACAGCCCTGCCTGCTTTTGGGGACCACCCCACCTGCAACCCAACTTGCACCTCATGACTCTGCTCCCGAAGAGGGATGATTAGACCAAGGGTGGCCCGAGCCAAGAAGGACCAGCTTCCTTCCCAGGAACCAGACGGAGACAGGCTGGCCAGTCTACCATTCCGAGGAGTGGCAGGGCTGCCCTGGTGGCTGCATGCATCAGTGAAGCAGACAAAGGCAGCATGCAAAGACCAGACGGGCACAGAAAAGAGACCATGCAGCGTCGATCCCTAAAGGTCTCCAGAGTCTCTCCAGGTCCCCAGCCTTGAAGCCATCCTGGAACACCCTCTCTTCTTATCCCAGACACAGTCTCAGCCTCCAGCTGGATCTGGCATTGCATCACCCTCATGGCCCTACAGTCTGTTCTCAATGCCACAGCCAGAGGGAACCTCCCAGAACCTAAGCCAGACCAGGCTTCTCAGTGCTCATAACCTTCCCAGGGATTCCCAAGATCCTCACTAGGGTCCGTGAGATCCCATGATCTGCCCCCTTTCAACCACCTTCCTCCTATCCCACTCTTCACCCCTGCTGGCCTCCTTCCAGGGCCTCTAACACACTCCACCTCAGCCCCTACTGCCACGAAATACAAAGCAATTCAACAACTCTCCTGGTCACCCCTGGGAAGCtggagctatttttaaaaatatttttagaaggctgggcacagtggctcatgcctgtaattccagcactttgggaggctgaggtgggcagatcacctgaggttgggcgttcaagaccagcctgaccaccatggagaaccctgtctctactaatacaaaattagctgggcgtggtggcacatgcctataatcccagctactggggaggctgaggcaggagaatcgcttgaacccgcaaggcagaggttatggtgagccaagatgagaccactgcgctccagccagggcaacaagagtgaaactccatgtcaaaaaaatatacagatatatattagacatgaggtcttgctatgttgtccaggctgcacttgaactcctgggctccagcaatcctccctcctcagcctcctgagtagctgggactacaggcgtgagccaccgtgcctggcttccaGCCTGGTCTTGAGGTCAGTGGACAGGAGGCACTGAAGCATCAAAGCCGTCTAAGGAGATGCCTTTTGTATTTTGAAACCATCACCCCAGGAGAAGACAAGACGCATCAAAACTCGCTCCAGTGAGTGGTCCCagacagaaaagagaacaaaagggagaaaatgaacCCAATTACTACCCTTTCTAAGCTCCTGAGCTGCAGATGACGTACCCTGCTTGAGGTTCTCAGGCCGAATCCCACTGACCGCTGTCCTATAGTCCGTCACGGGTTCGGTCGGCTTGACGTATTTGTCATAAACGCACTTCCCATACTGGTTCACGATGGACACACGGGCGGCCACGCTCTCCTCCCCCTTGGGGCCCACGCCCACCATCTCACAGTCCAAGGCTAAGGCTCTTGTCAGGCTGAAGGGTAACCAAAGGCTCCAGTTTAATAAACATAGCAGGATCCAGGGCTCCAGTTCAGAGCCCCAGGGATCCACGGACTAAGTGTTGGCAGAGAAAAGCTCTCTGCCCCTCACTCATTTGCACCCACATGTTGAGCTGTGTGGTCCTGGCAGGATCCTGGGAGGTGCTTGCTCCATTCATCTGGAGGCAAGGAAACTATCCTCCTCCTTGAAGAAGCCCTACCCTCTACACCTAAGCATCCGCAGCAGTCCCTGCTCCCTGAGCCCCGCATACCCGCCGAAGGCCTGCTCTTTCACGAGGCTGAGGCTGTCGCTGCCGCTGCTCAGACCCAGCTGCTTCCTTGCTATCTTGGCTGCCTCTGGACCTATGGCAGCTTCGATATCCACTGGGTCCACGTCGTCAAACCAGATGTCTTCCCTAAAAGGCAAAGATGACAGGGTGATGACCAGAAGACTCTAGTGCAACTGGTGGGGTGGGGCTGTGGCACTGACAGTGCAGGTAAGTGGAGCGAGGGCACAGTCTGCCCCTCCCACAGGCTAGCCCCAGACACCCTGGACGCTGGCCCTGCTGCTTCTACTGTTTTTATCATCTtggcattttccttttttattttttttttgagatggagtctcactgggtcacccagcctggagtgcagtggtgcaatcttggctcactgcaaccttcgcctcccaggttcaagagattctcctgcctcagtatccctagtagctgggattacaggggcccactaccatgcctggctaattttttctatttttagtagagatggggttttgccatgttggtcaggctggtcttggactcctgagctcaagtgatctgcccgcctcagcctcccaaagagctgggactacaggcgtgagccaccacccagcctgatctctttattttagaaaatacactCATTATCCAAGATTTAGGGATACAGACAAATGcaaagaatataaaacagaaacataTACCTGCCACCCAGGGGTAATGAGTGCtaacattttaattatgaaagCAGCAGTTTCGCTGTCAAGCGCTTAGGAAACACAGGCAGACACAACGCCTGTAAGCTGGAAACAGAACCTCCTGCCCTCCATACTCAGATGCTCACACAGGTACAGAACACCTCCTATGGAGTGTGTCTCTTGAGCTAAGGCTAAATGTCATTTCCTTAGAAAAACCCTTCCCAGCCCCACTTGTCCCATGTTCCCAAAACCTTCTCCTTACTAGATTTATCCTGACCACACTCATGCAGCAGTGGCAGTCTAGTCTGTCCTCTTGAGACAGTAAGCCTCAAGAGGGAGCAACCTGGCCCGATGAACTCTCTCTCCCAGAGAGCCTGTCCAGCACAACGTAGGGAGGCCCCCAAACAGCTCATTCCTCAGCTGTCAGCAACTGTGTCCTCAACACCCAGGCGACACGAAGCCAGCTGTGACTAACAAACACATCACCTCCAGCTGAACCATTGAGACATGGCCACTGATTCCTGGTCCACCCCACATGGGTGGCCAGCACAGGatttatccttttgtttttttgagagtctcactctgtcacccaggctggaggcagtagtgcaatcacggtttgctgtagcctccacctcctaggatcaagtgatcctcccaccttggcctcctgagtagctggaaccacaggcaacagccaccacgcctggctccatCACAGGGTTTAAGTAATCACCAGATACTGAGCCAGGAGTGCCAACCTCATGAGCTCCTTGTGATGCCACCATGACTATAACAGGCACAGAGGATGTCAGAAACCTGCCCCAAACTACCCAACTGGCGAGAAGGCAGGGACAGGCCTCACACTTGGGTCTTTCTGGCTTCAGCACACTTTCCTTCCACGTGTACTTGCACCCACTAAATGCTGGCTCTGTCGATGCTTGGAAGATGCAGCTGTGGCTATGAAACAGGCCCTGCCTTATCATGCCCACACTCTAGGGAAAACAAGgaacagcaaggaaacaaaggaaCAGATGATATCAGGGTAAGGTGATGGAGAGAATGCAGTGAGGCCACCAGCCTCCATAAGGAGAGAGGCCTTGGTGAAGTTGCTGTGCCTCAGTCTCAGTGGTGAGGTTGCCCATACTTACTcagtgggtggggctggggctgcttcCTTAGCTTTCCGCTTCTTATGCTTGATGTCCCCTCGTTCTGGACCAGTGTTACCATTTGTCCTTTCCTTGGTTCCTTTCTTACTGTGCTCTGCTCCGCTGGCCTTGGTGTGAGGTATCAGCACCTTCCCGTCCATTGAGGACCCTGAAGGGACAGAGCCCCCGCTGGCCTCGGGGTCTTTTCCTGCCAGCATCTCCTCTCCATTCACCTGAGGTGaggtctcttttttgttttgctggaTAATTTTGGGCTTCTTTTTGGAACTCATCTGAGAGATGACAAGAGGCTTTTCTGGGGCCTCAGATTTTTGTTTCAGCAGCCACTGGGacccaaaataaaatacatgctaCATTTGAATTTGGAAATTACACACAGCAAATTGAAAAAACTTacatttgtatacacacacacacacacacacacatacacacacaccaatcACATATATACAATTCCCATCTACATCACTGAAATTCATTTTCAAACAGTCTGGAAAAAgctctttttcattctcttgagtCACTTGTGGTAAAATGCTgttctttgcttattttattataatgcatactttttttttttttcgagacagaatcttgctttgttgctgggctggagtgcagtggtacgatcccagctcactgcaacctctgcctcacgggttcaagcggttctcctgcctcagcttcccaagtagctgggactacaggtgtgtgccaccatgcccagcttatttttgttgttttttagtagagatgggatttcactatgttggccaggatggtcttgatctcttgaccttgtgatccgcccgccttggccttccaaagtgctgggattacaggtgtgagccactacacccggcagAAAGCTAGTAGAATGAGCTGGTAGAGTAAGAATGTACTCATCACTGAGGGGAGAGCACAAAGTCATTTATGAGGGATCAGCCCGCATGACCCAATACCTCCTAAGggcccatctccaacactggggatcatatttcttaaaaatacacaaactatttttaatttttatttagagacagactctcaccatgtcgcccaggctgatcttgaactcctgagttcaagcgatcctccttcctgggccacccaaaatgctgggattacaggctcgggctactcgggaggctgaggcaagagaatctctggagcccaggagttccaggcagcagtgagctatgatcctatCAGTAGCTAACTCCAAGGGATGTGGTAAGAATCTATGAATGATGCACGTGAAAGAGTGTCTGGCAGAGAGCAAGCAATCTCCACAGAAGCGCTGGCCACTCGAGAGACAGCAGGTACAACACAGCCTTAAGAGCATGGACTCCAGAGTCAGCCTGACTGGTTCCCAGCTGCGATGTCAGATGATCTATTTAACCTTTTAAAGCCCATATCCTCATCTGCACAACAGAGAAGATAAAAGTATCCACTACACAGTGTTATTCTGGGGCTTGCAAGAGAACACAGGACAGACTGCACATTTTAGGAGCTCAATTAATATTTACTTCTAGACCGTAAGTATTGCTAGAACCCTCCCTATCATATATCTGCTATTTGCTTTTTGCGTCTACCCAGTAATCTGCTCCCTGTCTTGCTACACAGACCAacgtgttctttatttttttgagacggagtcttgttctgtcacccaggatggagtgtagtgatgcattctctgctcactgcacctcctcctcccgggttcaagcgattcttctgccttagcctcccgagtagctgggactacaggcttgcatcaccacacccggctaatttttcagttttagtaaagacggggttttatcacgttggccaggctggtcttgaactcctgacctcaggtggtctgcctgcctcggacaCCCAAaccgctgagattacaggtgtgagccaccccgcccggccacCAATGTGTTCTTTTCACTGTCCTTTGGTGGTTCGTGtggcttttaaattaaatttctcttGTAAAATCCATTCTAGTTACTTCATTATGCACAAGGTACAGTACAAGggtttatctttgcttttttatACTTCAAACAATTCTTCCATCAAACAATTCTTTTCATGCTAACAAGTTCGAGACTTCCCTCAACAGGGCACCTTTCTCGTGAAAGGCTGTTTACAAGATTTCGATTCAAATGTGCCTCCACAGGTCCTTTTTGGGGCCACCCAAGTCTTTCCCTCCGTCGCATCATGCGGGATTGAGCCAGCAGCGCGCGGGGCCTCCCCCGGCTCCGCCCAGGCCCCCTCAAGCCTCACCTCTTGCAGCGCCTTCCAGTTTTGAGAGAAGTCTTCTGGTGCCTTTGGAGGTCGCATCACAACACCCGGGCCGCTTCCCGGCTTCCTGCTTCCCTCCTGCGCCTTGCTTTTCCaaaatccttttttcttcttgtttttcttccgAGTGGGAGTGCTCACAGGACCCGGCTTAGCCACGGGGCTGCTTGGGGCGCGCTTGGAGGTGGGGACCTTCGCCTTCACCATCCTGCTGCAATCCAACTCCTGGGCCGGCGGCCACCCGAGATCTGCCCGCGCAGCCCAAGCGCCTGCCCAGACCAGGGACACACCCGCCGCAAGGACCCGGGTAAATGACCCCGGAAGAGACCCCGCACACGTCCCGTACACCTCGGCGCGCATGCTCCAGTCTCTGGAAGTGCTCGTCTCTCCGCAACCGGCTGGAAACCGGGCCGCCGCATCTGGTTCCGTGAAGCCTGGGCAGTTCGCCTGGACGGGAATTGGGCCACCGCCCTAACGAGCGGCGTCCCCGGGGTCGGTGACCTCGGATTTGGTTGGGGCAAGCCCAGGACCTCCCAGAGATTCGGGACGGGAATAAGTGCGGACGCCGGAAGGGAACTGGGGGACCTCTATGGGTGTAGCACCCGGCGGGGCAGCAGAGCGTTGGGGCGCTGAGCGGTCGGGCTAGTAAGAGCCGGGCTCGGTCTCTGGACTGCGTCCTGGACTCCCCGGCTTTTCTCGCCTTGGGCTGCTCCACGCTCAACCCCACAGCGGCTCATCTTCCATAtacagtggggaaactgaggcccagggaccGGGAGGAGTTCCCGTCAGTTTACTTAACCTGTTTTACCCAGAGCCACAGGACTGCAAAGGCCTTCCAGCAAGATCTGATAATAATACGCCACTACGGATTATAATTATACTAATGAGcgcatgtttttttaaaattatttatttatttatttttgagacggagtttcgctcttgttacccaggctgaagtgcaatggcgcgatctcggctcaccgcaacctccgcctcctgggttcaagcaattctcctgcctcagcctcctgagtagctgggactacaggcctgcaccaccatgcccagctaatttttgtatttttagtagagacggggtttcaccttgttgaccaggatggtgtcgatctcttgacctcgtgatccacccgcctcggcctcccaaagtgctgggattacaggcttgagccaccgcgcccggccgagtgcatattattttttataacaacaACGATAGTAAGTCACTAGCACACCATGCTTGGTCCTGACCTCGATAAACACCACGGGTGAGGCCTCCACAAGCCTGAAGCTTAtgtttgaatctgggaagtgaGAAAGAAAACCGGCTCAGCTGAGCCTGAGTGGGAGGTCCGCAAAATGTgtcaggcccagagaggtgagcGTGAGGCTTCAGTCACGCCAGCCGCACCAACGTTTAAAGCCacttagatttttctttccttccctgtggTTTCCACACCAGCCAATAAATTTCCTAAAATGGTACCACAAATTGCACAGTATGACCCTCACCCATTATCTTCCTGTTGGTGAAATTTATGATAACAAAGAATGATGTTTGCTCCTTACATggcttatgttattttaatgaacCAATATAAATTCTTGGTTAACAATTTAGAAACTGCCCACtaacttccttttttcccttcaaaaCCCACTtgtggctggggacagtggcttatgcctgtaatcccagcactttgggaggccaaagcaggagtatcgcttgagcccaggagttcaagaccagcctgggcaatgcagggaGACCACCCTGCAACCTGACTCTaccgaataaataaataaattagctgaacatggcaGCACATGCTTGTGGTTCCACGTactggggaggtagaggctgcagtgagccatgatcatgacactgcactccagcctgggcaacagagtgagaccccatctcaaaaaaataaaaaataaaaacccacttGTAACTGATGCTACTCCGAGCAtatattcaaggcaatttcagtttaTGACTCCTAGGCTGTAATCATCAACCATGGCTCAAATAAGCTatctatttatattaattttgcctctgtttcttcctttagTTTGACAGGGGCCTACAGGGAAACACAGATAGTAAGTGAATAAATCAAGGTAATTTTGGATAGTACGGACTCCATTGaagatgattaaatgagatgttGTAGAGGTTGACTGGTAGTGGAATTGTCAGACTAAACACAGGACACCCAGTTCTACAGGAGTTTTAGATGAATGTAATTTTTGGTATAAGCATATCTCATGCAAAATTTGCAATATTTGGGACCTAGTtgtgctaaaatttatttgttacttttctgaaattctaattcaacTTGGtgtcctgatttttattttctaaatgtggcAACCATAAATGGGAGGCCACTTGACAGGGTCATGAGGGATGCCTCTTGGAGGAAGCGACATCTGAGGTGAAGCTTCAATGTGAAGACCGGGGGTCCAAGGGAACAGCAAAGCATTTGATGAATTGGAGGAATGGAAAGAAGGCTGGTGTGGCTAAAACTCTGTGAGCAAGGGGGAAAGTGTTGGAGATGCAGGCAGACCGGTGGGCAGGGGCCAGATCACAGATTTGAGAGCCTTGTGGGTTTCAGAAAGGACATTTCATTCCAAGGGCAATTAAGCTAGGGAGTGATACaatctgatttatgtttttaaaagattactgAAGC from the Callithrix jacchus isolate 240 chromosome 1, calJac240_pri, whole genome shotgun sequence genome contains:
- the REXO4 gene encoding RNA exonuclease 4, with protein sequence MVKAKVPTSKRAPSSPVAKPGPVSTPTRKKNKKKKGFWKSKAQEGSRKPGSGPGVVMRPPKAPEDFSQNWKALQEWLLKQKSEAPEKPLVISQMSSKKKPKIIQQNKKETSPQVNGEEMLAGKDPEASGGSVPSGSSMDGKVLIPHTKASGAEHSKKGTKERTNGNTGPERGDIKHKKRKAKEAAPAPPTEEDIWFDDVDPVDIEAAIGPEAAKIARKQLGLSSGSDSLSLVKEQAFGGLTRALALDCEMVGVGPKGEESVAARVSIVNQYGKCVYDKYVKPTEPVTDYRTAVSGIRPENLKQGEELEVVQKEVAEMLKGRVLVGHALHNDLKVLFLDHPKKKIRDTQKYKPFKSQVKSGRPSLRLLSEKILGIQIQQAEHCSIQDAQAAMRLYIMVKKEWESMARDKHPLLTTPDHCSDDA